A region from the Wansuia hejianensis genome encodes:
- a CDS encoding virulence RhuM family protein: MAENKNNQLQIRNSTVDFLVFTNDAHEDGIEVRVQDHDVWLTQKAIGQLFDVDRSVVTKHLKNIYESGELSEDATCANFAQVADNGKTYQYKFYSLSAIIAIGYRVNSGRATQFRQWATKVLDTFAKQGYVLDKSRLINGQIFDEDYFDHLISEIQEIRASERRFYQKITDIYATAVDYSVDSQITKDFFATVQNKMHYAVHGNTAAEVIVARADHTKEHMGLTSWRNAPNGKIVKADVSIAKNYLSVDEMQELNEIVTMYLDYATRQARRHIPMTMADWASKLDAFLQFNDAEILQDKGKVTAAIAKAFAESEFEQYRIIQDRLYQSDFDRLVASAEKED; the protein is encoded by the coding sequence TTACGAACGACGCTCACGAAGACGGCATTGAAGTCCGTGTGCAGGATCACGATGTATGGCTGACACAAAAGGCAATCGGCCAGCTTTTTGATGTGGACAGAAGCGTTGTTACAAAGCACCTTAAAAATATTTATGAAAGCGGCGAATTGTCCGAAGATGCAACTTGTGCAAATTTTGCACAAGTTGCAGATAACGGGAAAACCTATCAATACAAATTCTATTCGCTGTCCGCTATTATCGCCATCGGCTACCGTGTCAACTCCGGCAGGGCAACACAATTCCGACAATGGGCAACAAAAGTGCTGGACACCTTTGCAAAGCAGGGATATGTCTTAGATAAAAGCAGACTGATCAACGGCCAGATCTTCGATGAGGATTATTTTGACCATCTGATTTCCGAAATACAGGAAATCAGGGCCAGCGAGCGCCGTTTCTACCAGAAAATCACGGATATTTATGCCACTGCCGTTGATTACTCCGTTGACAGTCAGATTACAAAAGATTTTTTTGCGACGGTACAGAACAAGATGCATTATGCCGTTCACGGAAATACCGCAGCGGAGGTTATTGTGGCAAGGGCTGACCACACAAAGGAACATATGGGATTGACTTCATGGCGCAACGCTCCCAATGGAAAGATTGTAAAAGCCGATGTTTCTATCGCAAAAAATTACTTATCCGTTGATGAGATGCAGGAGCTGAACGAGATTGTCACGATGTATCTGGACTATGCCACAAGGCAGGCCAGACGGCATATTCCCATGACAATGGCGGATTGGGCTTCCAAGCTGGATGCGTTTCTGCAATTCAATGACGCTGAAATTTTGCAGGACAAGGGAAAGGTTACTGCGGCAATCGCCAAAGCCTTTGCGGAAAGTGAATTTGAGCAGTACCGGATTATCCAAGATCGTTTGTATCAGAGCGATTTTGACCGTCTTGTAGCCAGCGCAGAGAAAGAAGATTGA
- a CDS encoding TnpV protein, translating to MKSLFEQMGGTYRREGDYLIPNLVLPDIGDNQIGKYGRMRRRYLKEHRKVLYTNLLTSGNLRRHLAEIDQVCNECMESILSAMARQEGVTEALKAADQMEWVRRLNSIHNRAEEIVLTELVYA from the coding sequence ATGAAATCCCTGTTTGAACAGATGGGCGGCACTTACCGTCGGGAGGGCGATTACCTCATCCCAAATCTCGTCCTGCCGGACATCGGCGATAATCAGATCGGCAAATACGGGCGTATGCGCCGCCGTTATCTGAAAGAACACCGAAAGGTGCTTTACACAAACCTGCTGACATCAGGCAATTTGCGTCGCCATCTGGCGGAAATCGATCAAGTCTGTAACGAATGTATGGAAAGCATCTTATCTGCTATGGCAAGGCAGGAAGGCGTAACCGAAGCGCTGAAAGCGGCTGACCAGATGGAATGGGTGCGCCGCTTGAACAGCATTCACAACCGTGCAGAGGAAATTGTTCTGACTGAACTTGTATATGCTTAA
- a CDS encoding transposase, with product MARKYDHEYKVQAVKLAKEIGGAKAAKELGIPKGTIHTWLKAVRSGSLDIGEGSHTPSSAMSLAEEITMLRKRVKDQDKEIRRLKEENEFLEEASAFFAASRRKSAKT from the coding sequence ATGGCACGTAAATATGACCATGAATACAAAGTACAAGCAGTCAAACTGGCAAAAGAAATCGGTGGAGCCAAAGCCGCTAAAGAATTAGGAATTCCGAAAGGAACGATTCATACATGGCTTAAAGCGGTCAGATCCGGCTCTCTGGATATTGGAGAGGGTTCCCATACCCCTTCCAGTGCAATGAGCCTGGCAGAGGAAATCACGATGCTGCGTAAGCGTGTAAAGGATCAGGATAAGGAAATCCGCCGCCTCAAGGAAGAAAACGAGTTTCTGGAGGAAGCCAGTGCTTTTTTCGCAGCCAGCCGTCGGAAGTCAGCAAAAACCTGA
- a CDS encoding IS3 family transposase gives MMFIALKTEDGARKGNISFYCHMLDVSRQGFYKYLANKDRPWKYQDLAEAMREICSEDEYNDTYGRIRMYQVLLLKPPEGVSILGGRTVYRVMEQIGLSHRPKRKPNGITKADREAMKTDDLLKRDFQSDRPLKKCVTDITEIKAKDGKLYVSAIFDCFDLGVLGLAMETNMKADLCVHTLDHALTAYPTLRGAIVHSDRGTQYTSEIYRKAVTKYGICQSMNSAGGRCHDNAGCESMWARMKSELLYNRYDTEQMTVEELKVVIWRYFISYWNNRRICSANGGLPPMLKRKQYYDSLELAA, from the coding sequence ATGATGTTCATTGCTCTCAAGACAGAAGACGGCGCACGGAAAGGGAACATTTCTTTCTATTGCCATATGCTAGACGTTAGCCGTCAAGGATTTTACAAATATCTTGCCAACAAAGATCGCCCATGGAAATATCAGGATCTGGCCGAAGCGATGAGAGAAATCTGTAGCGAAGATGAATATAACGATACCTATGGGCGTATCCGTATGTATCAGGTACTGTTGCTGAAGCCTCCGGAAGGAGTCAGCATTCTTGGTGGAAGAACCGTATACAGGGTAATGGAACAAATCGGTCTCAGCCACCGTCCAAAGCGTAAACCAAACGGTATCACGAAAGCAGATCGTGAAGCTATGAAGACTGATGATCTGCTGAAAAGAGATTTCCAATCCGATAGGCCGCTTAAAAAATGTGTTACAGATATCACAGAAATTAAAGCGAAGGATGGGAAACTTTATGTATCAGCTATTTTCGATTGTTTTGATCTTGGAGTTCTCGGTCTTGCAATGGAAACAAACATGAAGGCTGACTTGTGCGTACACACGCTGGATCATGCACTGACTGCCTATCCAACTCTAAGAGGAGCGATTGTCCATTCAGACCGCGGAACACAATACACCAGTGAAATCTATCGCAAAGCAGTTACAAAATACGGGATTTGTCAGAGCATGAACAGTGCCGGTGGGCGGTGCCATGATAACGCTGGCTGCGAAAGTATGTGGGCACGGATGAAGAGCGAATTACTATATAATCGTTATGATACAGAGCAGATGACTGTAGAAGAATTAAAGGTGGTCATATGGCGATACTTTATCAGTTATTGGAATAATCGGAGGATATGCTCCGCCAATGGTGGTCTTCCTCCTATGCTAAAACGCAAGCAGTACTATGATAGTTTGGAGTTGGCAGCATAG
- a CDS encoding replication initiator protein A, translated as MIPFKTDTEISSYIIFPRSLIPLDLSNDAKVLYALLLDRAGISRKKGYIEADGTIRLYFAVEDAKAKLRRSRQVATRAFHELESCGLIVRRKQGFGGQLLSH; from the coding sequence ATGATCCCATTCAAAACAGATACGGAGATTTCGTCTTACATCATTTTCCCACGTTCCCTTATCCCCCTGGACTTATCCAATGACGCCAAGGTGCTGTACGCCCTGCTTTTGGACCGGGCAGGGATTTCCAGAAAGAAAGGCTATATCGAAGCGGATGGGACCATCCGCTTGTACTTCGCTGTGGAGGACGCCAAAGCGAAACTCCGCCGGAGCAGGCAGGTAGCAACACGGGCGTTTCACGAACTAGAATCCTGCGGCCTGATCGTCCGCCGGAAACAGGGCTTCGGAGGCCAGCTATTATCACATTGA
- a CDS encoding cysteine-rich VLP domain-containing protein — translation MEIKEKIPIMTYSQYRRARKLVHQCCNYESGNCLALDDGEECVCVQSISYSLLCRWFRAAVLPLDEPLAAALLYRKEHKRCTVCGQSFFPGSNRAKYCKACAAIFVSAGQWDRGINPLYLSQTDF, via the coding sequence ATGGAAATCAAAGAAAAAATCCCCATCATGACCTATTCCCAGTACCGCAGAGCCAGAAAGCTGGTTCATCAGTGCTGCAACTATGAGAGCGGGAACTGCCTTGCCCTTGACGATGGAGAAGAATGCGTGTGCGTACAGAGCATTTCCTACTCCCTGCTGTGCAGGTGGTTCCGTGCCGCTGTCCTGCCCTTGGATGAACCTCTGGCGGCTGCTTTGCTTTACCGGAAGGAACATAAACGGTGTACTGTCTGTGGCCAATCCTTTTTCCCCGGTTCCAACCGGGCAAAATACTGTAAGGCCTGCGCCGCCATCTTTGTAAGCGCCGGTCAATGGGATAGAGGGATAAATCCCTTATACCTATCCCAAACGGACTTCTAA